The DNA sequence ATGGCCAACAAGGACGACAGCGTGGCCGGCCGGTTGCTTGACGAAATCACCGAGCTGTCGAAGATGATGGAAAGGTTTGCCTCCGACATGAGCTCCCTTAACGCGGGCGTTCAGGAGGTGGCTTCGGGAAATCAGATCGCAGCGGCAAGGACCATGGACATCGCCAAGGAGATAGCGGATGCGTCCAAGTCCGCCGAAGAGGGCTTAGCGGTCATAGGCCAGATGAGCGAGAGGATAAACAAGGCAGCTGAGGAATCCCTTCAAAGCATCGCTACCGTAAACGAGCTGGCGCAAAAGATCGAGGACATCAATCAGCTTTTGGAGAACATCTCGAGAATAGCCACGAGGACGAACATGCTGGCCTTGAACGCCGGCATCGAGGCAGCCAGGGCCGGAGCCGGCGGCAAGGGATTTGCCGTGGTGGCCGAGGAGATAAGGAAATTGGCTTATGAATCAAGCGACGTCGCAAGCAACGTATCCCGCCAAATGGGAGATATGTCTCTGAAGCTTCAAAGCGTGATAAATTCGGTAAGGGCCGGCTCAAGCACCTCCGCCGACGCAAACCAAAGGGCTAAGGCGACGATGGAGACGATAAGCGCCATCCTTGAAAATCTCAAAAAGGTGTCATCGGCCGCAAACGACCTGTCGGCAGTTTCCGAGGAACAGGCTGCGTCATCGGAGGAGATATCGGCCACCCTGCAAAGCATTTCGACCGAGGTGGAGAGGATAAAGGGCTTCGTAATCGAGGCAGAAAAGGCCATGTCGCAGCTTGCCGACTCGGCGTCGGATTTAAGCGACAGGGCAAGAAATATGGAGGAACTGGCATTGTCCCTTAAGAACTTAGTAGGCAGGTTCAAGCTGTGGCAGGGGGATAAATTGCAAAACGTATAGCACAAAACATCGGGGTGAAGCTCATGCAAAGTTGTGCCTTATGTACCTTGGCAAGGACCGTTTCAGTTAGCAATGGCGTTACCTTGAGTTTAAAGACGGCCGGCACGATCCCGATAGAAGTCGACGGGATATTGCCCGAGACGGTGCTAGGCCTAAGCGTCAATGAAATTTGCGCTTTAAAGATACACGCGGGAAAAGACGTCGTGGAGCTTGGCGAGGTCTTTGACGTCACCGTGAACGGCAACGAGGCACTCATCTTTGAAGGCGACCTAAGGCACGTAAAACACATAGGCGAAAACATGACCTGGGGGCTTGTGGTAGTCAACGGAGACGCGGGCATGCATCTGGCCCAGCACATGAAGGGCGGCACGCTGGTCGTAAACGGCAACCTTGAGCCGCGCTGCTGCTGTGAGATGTCGGGCGGCACAGTGATCGTAAACGGCAACGCCAAGGCGATGCTCGGCTCTCCTCTTCCCGGAAACAACAAGGGAATGAGGGGAGGGCTTATCGCCGTGTTCGGCTCTGTGGGAAGCAGGGCGGGGGAGGGCATGAGAAGGGGCCTTATAGCCGTTTCCGGCGACGTAGGAGACTTTGCAGGGGCAAACATGATAGCGGGGACCATGGTCGTGTTCGGCAAGATGGGGCTTAACGCCGGCGGAGGCATGAAGAGGGGAAGCATCGTATCCTTGGGCGGCACCGAAAGGGTCCTTCCAACGTTTCTTTATAGCTGCCTTTACACGCCCGTTTATTTAAAGCTTTATCTTAAATTTTTGAGCGATCTGGGCTTTGCCGTCACAAAGGAAATGTTAAACGGGCCTTACAGGAGGTATGCAGGCGACATGTCTGCACTTGGGAAAGGGGAGATATTGATCCTTGATAAACCTTAACGAATCGGCCTTTAAGCGCGTCAAAGAAATGATCGACAGGTCTGACGAAGTGGGCGTATCCGCATTTAAGGCAGGCTGCGGGGCTACCATCGTGGACGCAGGCATAAATTCAAACGGTTCCTATGAGGCGGGCAGGCTTTTTGCTGAGGCCTGCCTGGGGGGATTGGGAAGCGTGAGCTTTGCCGTTGACCTTGAGCTTTCCGCCCCATCCGTCGTCGTAAAGGTCGCCAATCCTTCCGTTGCCTGCCTGGCTTCGCAGTACGCCGGTTGGGCGCTCAAGGGCGAGGGCTTTTATGCCTTGGGCTCCGGCCCTGCAAGGTCGCTTTACGGCAATGAACCCCTTTATGCAACGCTTGGTTACAGGGAAAGGTCGTCCGTGGCGGTTCTTGCCATTGAATCTTCCAAATTTCCCCCAGACAGCCTGCTTGAGACGGTAGCAGCCTGCTGCAAGGTGGATATTAGCAACCTTTACGTGCTGATAGCGCCCACCAACTCTCTGGCAGGCAGCATACAGATAGTATCAAGGGTCGTTGAAACCGCACTGCACAAGCTCTTTGAGCTGGGCTACGACGTCTCTAAGGTCTTGCACGGGTTTGGCACATGCCCCATTCCTCCCTTGCCGGAGGATTTCATGACGGCCATGGGCTGGACCAACGACGCGGTCTTATACGGGGGAAAGGTATGGATCACCCTGCGTGACGAGGTTGCCGTCGACTCGCTTGTCGAAAAGCTTCCCTCCTCGTCGTCGAGCGATTACGGCCTGCCCTTTTTGGACCTCTTTAAAAGATACAACTACGACTTCTATCAGGTAGACCCGATGCTTTTTAGCCCCGCCGTCGTGACGATTAACAACCTGGCGACCGGCCACCTTTCTTCTGTGGGAAGGGAAAACGTGGAGCTTCTTAGGCGAGAATGGTTTAGATGAAAGCGACCATCCTTGGAGCCGCAAACGCCTGGCACGTCGAGGTCTTAATCAAAGCCTTCGCGGAACGAAACGTCAGCGTAAACGTGCTGCGCACGAGGGACCTCAAGGCTTTAATAAACGACGATCTCATTTCCGTCAACGAAGCAGACCTTGGAGACGTTATTTTAGTCCGCTCCCTACCCGGCGGGTCGCTTGAGCAGGTGATTTTTCGCGTCGACCTGCTTCACGTGCTTGAGGAGGTCAAGGGAGCCAAGGTGATCAACTCGCCTGACGCCTTGGAAAAGACGGTGGATAAGATGTACGCCACCGCCTTGCTTTCAAAGGCCGGCTTAAAGGTCCCTGAAACATGCGTCACCGAAAGGTACGACGACGCCATGGCAGCCTTCGCGGAGCTTGGCGGAGACGTCGTGGTAAAGCCGGTGTTTGGCTCGGAAGGACGCGGCATGACCAGGGTTAGCGACCCCGAAACGGCACACAGGGTGTTCGTGGCGCTGAATCAATATAGATACGTATATTACCTTCAGAGGTTCATACCTCACGGAAACAGGGACATAAGGACCTTTGTGGTAAACGGCAGCGTCATAGCCGCCATGGAAAGGCTATCCTACGACTGGAGGTGCAACGTGGCCTTAGGTGCTCAAGCTAGCTTGCTAGTCCCTGACGAAAATCTGATCGACTTGAGCTTGAAGGCTGCCGACGCCGTTGGGGCCTTTTACGCGGGAGTCGACATACTGCCGTCAGAGGAAGGAGAGCTTTACCTGCTTGAGGTAAACGGCATCCCCGGCTGGAGGGGATTGCAGCAGGTGGCAAAGCCGGATATCGCTTCGACGATCGTAGAGGCACTGCTTGGGTTAAATCCATGATGTACGATACCAAAGAGATCACCTGGGCAGCTCAACTTGCTTGCATATTTGAGGTGTGCGCCAAAAAGCCCGGCAACGTCCACGTAGAAGGGGCTTTTAGCGACTCAAACCCCTTTGATTTTTTTGCCGGGGCGGTAGCCATGGGCACTTCGTTTCAGCGACTAGACGAGCTTTCCGTGGGCGAGCTCGTCCTTTGTTGTATTAAAGACAAGTCGAAGCTTACCTCAACGAACGTAAACTTGGGCATTTTGCTTCTTTTGGCGCCGCTTTGCAAGGCTGCCCGAAGCTGTGAGGCTGACGGAAGTTTCGATGCCATTAGAAGCTCGCTTGAAGACGTCTTAGACAACTTGACGGAAGGGGACGCTGACTGCGTGTACGAGGCCATCAGGCTGTCAGGCGCAGGAGGCATGGGCAAGGTAGAGCGGTACGACGTCTCGCAGGCTCACGCCGGCATCCCCTTAAAGCAAGCCATGGCAGAAGCAGCACATCGCGATTCGATCGCCAGGGAGTACGTGACGAACTTTTCCGTAACCTTTGAGATATCCCTACCTGCCATATGGGAAGCGCTAAATAAAGGATTATCCATGCGCGACGCCATAGTCCAGGCCTTTTTGACGATACTGTCTGAGGTGGCCGACACCTTGATCGCAAGGAAGCTTGGCATCACGGAGGCGGCAAAGGTCTCAAAAAGGGCAGCTGAAGTCCTAAAAACGGGTGGACTTTACAGCGCAACCGGCAAGGCAGCTGTGCGCAAATTTGACCTTTACCTCAGACGCGTCGGCAACAAGAGAAACCCGGGCACGACGGCAGACCTCACCGTTTCGGGGCTTTTTTTGTACCTGCTCGACTGCATCCATAAAGGCGCCTTGCCTTCGCTGATCAAGAGATGGTGACGTCGGTCTCATGGGAGGTTTCGTCATGTCGGTTGGTTTCAGTGAAAAAAACATCTTTAAGTATTACGCAAAAGACAGATCATGGTCATTTGATGCGGACATCGTAGCCCACGAAAAGGATGTCTTTATAAACGTAGGTGGCCGTCCTTTTGCCACGTTAAGGGCCTCAGAAGGCGACATGAAAGAGCTTGCCGTTGGGCATATCTTTTCCTGTGGCCTTATAGCGCGTTATGGCGACGTGGCAAGCATGGACGTTTACGGCAACGCGGTAAACGTGATTTTAAAGGCCGCGCCCGGGCCTGATACCCTTAAAGCTTCATATATGGCGCCGAGTTGGAAGACGAGCGCAGATACGATATTTGAAGGCGTTAAACATCTCCAGGAAGCTTTTCTTTATCGAAAGACGGGCGCCTTTCATGCCGGCTTGCTCTTGCGCCGCGACGGCCTAAAGTATTTTTTGGTTGAAGACATCGGTAGGCACAACGTCGTCGAAAAGGTCATCGGCAGGGCGTTGATGCAGGACGTCGACATGGGCGAATGTATGCTTTTGATCTCCGGAAGGCTCATGTGCGAGCTTGTAAGCAAGGTGACGCTGGCAGGCATTCCCATTTTGGGCAGCGTATCGGCGACGACGTGTGAAGCTGCAGCCTTAGCCGAAGGTTGCGGTATGACCTTAATTGGCTTCATCCGCGAGGGGAGGATGAACGTCTACACCCACCCCGCCCGAATTGCTGAGTTTGACGAAACGCGAATAAACAACAACTAAATTTGTGTCAACCCCCGGTAGTGCATAAACCCCTGGGGATCGACACAAGCTAAAAGTAGCCATAAATTCGTCAACCATCGAATGTCTTTATCATATAAAAGTGATTTGACTATTACATCGGCATGTTTTATACTTACGTCAGCAATCATATATCAAAGGGTTTTTAGTCTTCCTATGAGGGATGGAAACAAACCTAATCAATGTTACCCAAGAACCTTGTGGTATGTTTTTAGTCTTCCTATGAGGGATGGAAACCTGGATGCCAAAGAATGATTTTACGGAAACCCTAGAATGGTTTTTAGTCTTCCTATGAGGGATGGAAACTAGGGTACTACTGCAAGGATTGCATATTCTTTGCAGAGTTTTTAGTCTTCCTATGAGGGATGGAAACGCGCCCATGGCCAACCCTAACCCCCCTGCCGCAACGAACGGGTTTTTAGTCTTCCTATGAGGGATGGAAACTCA is a window from the Acetomicrobium flavidum genome containing:
- a CDS encoding ATP-grasp domain-containing protein; protein product: MKATILGAANAWHVEVLIKAFAERNVSVNVLRTRDLKALINDDLISVNEADLGDVILVRSLPGGSLEQVIFRVDLLHVLEEVKGAKVINSPDALEKTVDKMYATALLSKAGLKVPETCVTERYDDAMAAFAELGGDVVVKPVFGSEGRGMTRVSDPETAHRVFVALNQYRYVYYLQRFIPHGNRDIRTFVVNGSVIAAMERLSYDWRCNVALGAQASLLVPDENLIDLSLKAADAVGAFYAGVDILPSEEGELYLLEVNGIPGWRGLQQVAKPDIASTIVEALLGLNP
- a CDS encoding formylmethanofuran dehydrogenase subunit C, whose amino-acid sequence is MQSCALCTLARTVSVSNGVTLSLKTAGTIPIEVDGILPETVLGLSVNEICALKIHAGKDVVELGEVFDVTVNGNEALIFEGDLRHVKHIGENMTWGLVVVNGDAGMHLAQHMKGGTLVVNGNLEPRCCCEMSGGTVIVNGNAKAMLGSPLPGNNKGMRGGLIAVFGSVGSRAGEGMRRGLIAVSGDVGDFAGANMIAGTMVVFGKMGLNAGGGMKRGSIVSLGGTERVLPTFLYSCLYTPVYLKLYLKFLSDLGFAVTKEMLNGPYRRYAGDMSALGKGEILILDKP
- the mch gene encoding methenyltetrahydromethanopterin cyclohydrolase, producing MINLNESAFKRVKEMIDRSDEVGVSAFKAGCGATIVDAGINSNGSYEAGRLFAEACLGGLGSVSFAVDLELSAPSVVVKVANPSVACLASQYAGWALKGEGFYALGSGPARSLYGNEPLYATLGYRERSSVAVLAIESSKFPPDSLLETVAACCKVDISNLYVLIAPTNSLAGSIQIVSRVVETALHKLFELGYDVSKVLHGFGTCPIPPLPEDFMTAMGWTNDAVLYGGKVWITLRDEVAVDSLVEKLPSSSSSDYGLPFLDLFKRYNYDFYQVDPMLFSPAVVTINNLATGHLSSVGRENVELLRREWFR
- a CDS encoding triphosphoribosyl-dephospho-CoA synthase, which produces MYDTKEITWAAQLACIFEVCAKKPGNVHVEGAFSDSNPFDFFAGAVAMGTSFQRLDELSVGELVLCCIKDKSKLTSTNVNLGILLLLAPLCKAARSCEADGSFDAIRSSLEDVLDNLTEGDADCVYEAIRLSGAGGMGKVERYDVSQAHAGIPLKQAMAEAAHRDSIAREYVTNFSVTFEISLPAIWEALNKGLSMRDAIVQAFLTILSEVADTLIARKLGITEAAKVSKRAAEVLKTGGLYSATGKAAVRKFDLYLRRVGNKRNPGTTADLTVSGLFLYLLDCIHKGALPSLIKRW
- a CDS encoding formate dehydrogenase accessory sulfurtransferase FdhD; protein product: MSVGFSEKNIFKYYAKDRSWSFDADIVAHEKDVFINVGGRPFATLRASEGDMKELAVGHIFSCGLIARYGDVASMDVYGNAVNVILKAAPGPDTLKASYMAPSWKTSADTIFEGVKHLQEAFLYRKTGAFHAGLLLRRDGLKYFLVEDIGRHNVVEKVIGRALMQDVDMGECMLLISGRLMCELVSKVTLAGIPILGSVSATTCEAAALAEGCGMTLIGFIREGRMNVYTHPARIAEFDETRINNN
- a CDS encoding methyl-accepting chemotaxis protein translates to MKSLRFLRKVSIRVRMCLFLATMLALECAVGFMHYNAVKSFDVPMMLLALCVLVTLIGGLAVTASITAPINEFRAFMKKLKETLDFTLEYDVWSDDEMAEVGKVTYQFLDHVQELIGFISKSSAEVEGLSKTVLSMANKDDSVAGRLLDEITELSKMMERFASDMSSLNAGVQEVASGNQIAAARTMDIAKEIADASKSAEEGLAVIGQMSERINKAAEESLQSIATVNELAQKIEDINQLLENISRIATRTNMLALNAGIEAARAGAGGKGFAVVAEEIRKLAYESSDVASNVSRQMGDMSLKLQSVINSVRAGSSTSADANQRAKATMETISAILENLKKVSSAANDLSAVSEEQAASSEEISATLQSISTEVERIKGFVIEAEKAMSQLADSASDLSDRARNMEELALSLKNLVGRFKLWQGDKLQNV